A window of Hymenobacter aerilatus contains these coding sequences:
- a CDS encoding polyketide synthase, with amino-acid sequence MDEIAQSDINVQYVQQLFELSATQHASQVALVADSTQFTYAQLDVAATQLSQQIQRQAGSTALVGISSTRGPAMIIGVLAILKAGKAYLPLDPAFSPQRLQKIITSSGLTHCLAPATEADLFTGLGLQVISDQETSAETTSTAAELGKLTYVLYTSGSTGEPKGVSMGHRSLLNLLHWQRRNSRAGSGTRTLQFAPLSFDVSFQEIMTTLTTGGTLVLVTNELRLDFERLLSFIQKQGINRLFLPFVALQYLVEAATHTKQFPACIQEVMTAGEQLKCTPQLVKFFEALPDCTLYNQYGPTECHVIITQLQLSGPPATWPALPTIGRPIDNVRILLTDEALRTVPDGEVGEICVTGNCLAEGYLHQPALTAEKFVACTDEAGQPMRLYHTGDLGRYLPDGTIEFLGRRDDQVKIRGHRIELGEVEVALNSIEGVQQAVVVARETTEGYKQLVAYLVATGADEPTAAVRAALEQQLPDYMVPAAFVWLRELPRTTSGKVDKKALPAPGSGRPALAALYRKPATPAEKNIAATWSELLHIEPVGADDNFFELGGNSLLAQKTVALLRQRFHYQVPITRLYQHPTVAGLARFLTPQAKAAPVAATAPSALPAATEQPDVAVIGMAGRFPGANTIAELWDVLREGRETIRFFTEEELDASIPNEMRHDPTYVRARGIIEEPGQFDAAFFGVSPKLAQVLDPQQRLFLEIAWEALEQAGYPPATHGAKVGVYAGVGTNTYLLHNVLGNAAVMEQVGAFQVMTANEKDYVASRTAYQLNLQGPAVSVHSACSTSLLAIAEAVKSIRAGQCELALAGGASITSPTRSGHRYQEGAMLSSDGHCRSFDAQGKGTVFSDGAGVVLLKSLAAAQRDGDTIYAVIKGIGVNNDGSAKGSFTAPNAEGQAQAIRAALHNAGVDPATISYVEAHGTATPLGDPIELEGLSMAFGPQAQNQFCAIGSIKSNMGHLTAAAGVAGFIKTALALHYRQLPPSLHFEQANPSIDFANSPFFVNTTLRDWTASTVRRAGISSFGVGGTNVHVVVEEAPVTEPLPTSARPVQLLAWSAKTATSRESYAGQLAHYLERDAAELADVAYTLHTVRTDFAQRRFVVASTPAEARTALQDASKVGQANTLQAAPGELVFLFPGQGAQYLGMGQTLYAEEPAYRQAVDECATLLLPYLALDIRTVLYAVPGAAAEAQLRQTCYTQPALFVTEYALARLWMSWGIVPSVLCGHSIGEFVAAHLAGVFSLADALRLVAVRGQLVGALPDGSMLAVRHGAAEVESLLPESLSIAAVNSRALCVVAGPEAAVAAFAETLAARQVPCRLLATSHAFHSAMMEPAVADFQQVVSTVTLHRPQKPVVSTVSGTWLTDAQATDPIYWAKHLRLPVQFADALDTLLALGNPLLLEVGPGSTATTLARQQAGTRTVVALPGLPPTQGSQTDVHAVLQTLGQLWLHGATPDWTAFYAGQNRRKVPLPTYVFDRQLHWLEPPVTVPVATQLAMAPPSIPITTSVAPAAALSTQPMRLPILLQKITDILENASGIEMSGTTPDQTFLEIGLDSLLLTQVALTLRKEFDLLITFRQLNEAYATPAALAAYLDQALPAERYQPVAVPAPSTTSAPLPFAPVSAPVAAPVPMAAHVAVASPDSALGLISQQLQLLARQIALLQGTPEPPVATPAPVALPAPVPAPTAPAPVASAAAELTLEEQAELKKPFGATARIERQATGLSQSQQSFLHQFTQRYNQKTAGSKAYAQQHRTHMADPRVVSGFRPLTKELVYPLVVNKSKGSRLWDIDGNEYIDVLNGFGSTMLGYQPDSIKQALHEQVERGYEIGPQHVLAGEVSQLICEFTGFDRAALCNTGSEAVLGAMRIARTVTGRSLIVAFSGSYHGIADEVLVRGTKKLKSFPAASGIMPEAVQNMLILDYGTEESLRIIRERAHELAAVLVEPVQSRRPEFRPIAFLREVRAITAAADVALIFDEVITGFRMHPGGAQALFGIKADLATYGKVVGGGLPIGAIAGRRELMDALDGGFWQYGDDSFPTVGVTYFAGTFVRHPLALAAAKASLHYMKEQGPALQQRLTAKAERLAGALNPELERRQLPFFVAHFGSLWKIKFHEEIPYAELLFTLLREKGVHIWDGFPCFMTEAHTTEEVDRVVALCLKSIDELVAAGFLPASPAHVVAPAPAGTTRALNQPPVSGARLGRDQLGNPAWFISDPEQPDHYLQINLN; translated from the coding sequence ATGGACGAGATAGCACAATCAGACATTAACGTTCAGTATGTGCAGCAGCTGTTTGAGCTGAGTGCTACCCAGCATGCGTCGCAGGTAGCCCTAGTGGCAGATAGCACACAGTTTACCTATGCGCAGCTAGATGTCGCTGCCACGCAACTAAGCCAGCAGATACAGCGGCAGGCAGGCTCAACCGCCCTAGTGGGCATCAGCAGCACCCGTGGCCCGGCCATGATCATCGGTGTGCTGGCCATCCTGAAAGCTGGCAAAGCCTACCTCCCGCTCGACCCTGCTTTCTCGCCACAGCGGCTGCAAAAGATTATAACCAGCTCTGGCCTCACACACTGCCTAGCTCCTGCCACTGAAGCGGACCTATTTACTGGTCTGGGTTTGCAGGTAATTTCAGATCAAGAGACCTCTGCGGAGACTACGAGTACTGCTGCGGAGCTAGGAAAGCTGACCTATGTGCTGTATACCTCCGGCTCTACGGGTGAGCCCAAGGGCGTAAGCATGGGCCACCGTTCCCTGCTGAACTTGCTGCACTGGCAGCGCCGCAACTCCCGCGCAGGCAGTGGCACGCGCACCTTGCAATTTGCGCCGCTGAGCTTCGACGTGTCGTTTCAGGAAATCATGACGACGCTCACCACGGGCGGGACGCTGGTGCTGGTAACCAACGAGTTGCGGCTGGATTTTGAGCGATTACTGTCTTTTATTCAGAAACAGGGTATCAACCGGCTGTTCCTACCCTTTGTGGCGTTGCAATACTTGGTGGAGGCTGCCACGCACACCAAGCAGTTTCCGGCGTGCATACAGGAGGTGATGACGGCCGGAGAACAGCTGAAATGCACACCGCAGCTGGTGAAGTTCTTCGAAGCTCTACCCGATTGCACGCTTTACAATCAGTATGGCCCCACGGAGTGTCACGTTATTATCACGCAGCTTCAGCTGAGCGGGCCTCCTGCTACATGGCCAGCACTGCCTACCATTGGTCGGCCCATTGATAACGTCCGCATCCTACTCACCGATGAGGCACTCCGGACAGTGCCTGATGGAGAGGTAGGCGAAATCTGTGTAACCGGCAATTGCCTGGCTGAAGGCTACCTGCATCAGCCTGCCCTGACGGCCGAAAAGTTTGTGGCCTGCACCGACGAAGCCGGCCAACCCATGCGCCTCTACCATACCGGCGACCTGGGACGCTACCTACCCGATGGCACCATCGAATTCTTGGGTCGCCGCGACGACCAGGTGAAAATTCGCGGGCACCGTATCGAGCTGGGCGAGGTGGAAGTAGCGTTGAATAGTATCGAAGGCGTGCAGCAAGCCGTGGTAGTAGCCCGCGAAACCACGGAGGGGTACAAGCAACTCGTAGCCTACCTTGTGGCAACTGGAGCCGACGAGCCTACCGCCGCCGTGCGGGCAGCCCTGGAGCAGCAACTACCCGACTACATGGTGCCCGCAGCTTTTGTGTGGCTGCGGGAGCTACCCCGCACCACCAGCGGCAAAGTAGACAAGAAGGCCCTGCCCGCGCCCGGCAGCGGGCGGCCCGCGCTGGCAGCTTTGTACCGCAAGCCCGCCACACCCGCCGAGAAGAATATTGCGGCTACCTGGAGTGAGCTGCTGCATATAGAGCCCGTTGGGGCCGACGACAATTTCTTTGAGCTGGGTGGTAATTCGCTGTTGGCGCAGAAAACGGTGGCGTTGCTGCGGCAGCGCTTTCACTACCAAGTACCCATCACGCGGCTGTACCAGCACCCTACGGTTGCCGGGCTAGCTCGCTTCCTCACACCCCAAGCTAAGGCCGCACCGGTGGCTGCCACTGCGCCTAGCGCACTACCTGCTGCCACCGAGCAGCCCGACGTAGCTGTAATCGGCATGGCCGGGCGCTTCCCGGGCGCTAACACCATAGCCGAGCTGTGGGACGTGCTGCGAGAGGGTAGGGAAACCATTCGGTTTTTCACCGAGGAAGAGTTGGACGCCAGCATTCCAAACGAAATGCGCCACGACCCTACTTACGTGCGGGCGCGGGGTATCATCGAAGAGCCGGGACAGTTTGATGCGGCTTTCTTTGGTGTTTCGCCCAAGCTGGCGCAGGTGCTAGACCCTCAACAGCGGCTATTTCTGGAAATTGCTTGGGAAGCGCTGGAACAAGCCGGCTATCCGCCCGCCACGCACGGGGCTAAGGTAGGGGTATACGCCGGCGTAGGCACCAATACGTACCTGCTGCACAACGTGCTCGGCAATGCAGCCGTGATGGAACAGGTGGGTGCCTTTCAGGTGATGACGGCCAACGAGAAGGATTATGTGGCTTCCCGTACTGCCTACCAGCTCAACCTGCAAGGACCGGCCGTGAGCGTGCACTCGGCGTGCTCTACTTCGCTGCTAGCTATTGCGGAGGCGGTGAAGAGTATTCGGGCGGGGCAGTGCGAGCTGGCACTGGCTGGCGGCGCTAGCATCACGTCGCCTACACGCAGCGGCCACCGCTACCAAGAGGGTGCCATGCTCAGCTCGGATGGTCACTGCCGCTCCTTCGACGCACAAGGCAAGGGCACGGTGTTTAGCGACGGGGCCGGTGTGGTACTGCTGAAGAGCCTAGCGGCCGCCCAGCGCGACGGCGACACCATTTATGCCGTTATCAAAGGCATTGGCGTTAATAATGATGGGTCGGCTAAGGGCAGCTTCACGGCTCCCAATGCCGAGGGACAGGCGCAGGCCATTCGGGCAGCCTTGCACAATGCCGGCGTAGACCCTGCTACCATCAGCTACGTGGAGGCCCACGGCACCGCTACCCCCCTCGGCGACCCAATTGAACTGGAAGGCTTGTCGATGGCTTTCGGGCCACAGGCGCAAAACCAGTTCTGTGCGATAGGCTCCATTAAAAGCAACATGGGCCACCTCACGGCGGCGGCGGGCGTGGCGGGCTTCATCAAAACGGCGCTGGCCCTGCACTACCGACAATTGCCACCTTCGTTGCACTTTGAGCAGGCCAACCCCAGTATCGACTTCGCCAACAGTCCATTCTTCGTGAACACCACGCTTCGGGATTGGACCGCTTCTACTGTGCGCCGGGCCGGCATCAGCTCGTTTGGGGTAGGGGGTACCAATGTGCACGTGGTAGTAGAAGAAGCGCCCGTGACAGAACCGCTACCCACCTCTGCCCGCCCGGTGCAGCTGCTGGCGTGGTCGGCCAAAACGGCGACTAGCCGTGAGAGCTACGCGGGCCAGTTGGCCCACTACCTGGAGCGGGATGCAGCCGAACTGGCCGACGTAGCTTACACGCTACACACCGTCCGCACCGACTTCGCGCAGCGTCGTTTTGTGGTAGCCTCTACCCCCGCCGAAGCCCGCACGGCGCTGCAAGACGCAAGCAAGGTAGGCCAAGCCAATACGCTGCAAGCAGCACCCGGCGAATTGGTTTTCCTGTTTCCGGGCCAAGGAGCGCAATACCTAGGCATGGGCCAGACGCTCTACGCCGAGGAGCCCGCCTACCGGCAGGCCGTAGACGAATGCGCCACGTTGCTGCTGCCGTATCTGGCGCTGGACATCCGCACGGTGCTGTACGCCGTGCCCGGCGCCGCGGCCGAAGCGCAGTTGCGCCAGACGTGCTACACCCAGCCTGCCCTGTTCGTGACGGAATATGCGCTGGCCCGGCTTTGGATGAGTTGGGGCATAGTGCCCTCAGTGTTGTGCGGCCATAGCATCGGCGAGTTTGTAGCGGCGCACTTAGCGGGCGTGTTTTCGCTGGCTGATGCGCTGCGGCTGGTGGCCGTGCGCGGGCAGTTAGTGGGCGCGTTGCCGGACGGCAGTATGCTGGCTGTGCGCCACGGCGCCGCCGAGGTAGAAAGTCTGTTACCTGAGTCGCTGTCGATAGCCGCCGTGAACAGTCGCGCCTTGTGTGTGGTGGCTGGGCCAGAAGCAGCCGTTGCGGCCTTTGCCGAAACACTGGCCGCCCGCCAGGTTCCGTGTCGTCTGTTGGCTACCAGCCACGCGTTTCACTCGGCCATGATGGAGCCGGCCGTGGCTGACTTTCAGCAAGTGGTATCTACGGTGACACTGCATCGGCCACAAAAACCAGTGGTATCCACCGTGAGCGGTACTTGGCTGACCGATGCCCAAGCCACCGACCCCATCTACTGGGCCAAGCACCTGCGCCTACCCGTGCAGTTTGCCGATGCCCTGGATACACTGCTAGCGCTGGGTAATCCGTTGTTGCTGGAGGTAGGACCCGGCAGCACCGCCACCACGCTGGCCCGCCAGCAGGCTGGCACCCGCACCGTAGTGGCCCTGCCAGGGCTGCCGCCTACCCAAGGTAGCCAGACCGACGTGCACGCTGTGCTTCAGACCCTAGGGCAACTCTGGCTGCACGGCGCCACGCCCGACTGGACCGCCTTCTATGCCGGCCAGAACCGGCGCAAAGTGCCCTTGCCTACCTATGTCTTCGACCGGCAACTGCACTGGCTGGAGCCCCCCGTAACGGTACCAGTTGCTACCCAGCTAGCTATGGCCCCGCCATCTATCCCAATTACCACCAGTGTTGCCCCCGCCGCTGCTCTCTCCACTCAGCCTATGCGACTACCTATACTTCTGCAAAAGATTACCGATATTCTAGAAAACGCTTCTGGCATTGAGATGAGCGGTACCACGCCCGACCAGACCTTCTTAGAAATAGGGCTCGACTCGTTGTTGCTTACGCAAGTGGCTCTCACGCTGCGCAAGGAATTCGACCTACTGATTACCTTCCGCCAACTCAACGAAGCTTACGCTACCCCCGCCGCACTGGCCGCCTACCTCGATCAGGCATTGCCCGCCGAGCGCTACCAGCCAGTGGCGGTGCCAGCACCTTCTACAACATCAGCACCCCTACCCTTTGCGCCGGTGTCGGCTCCTGTTGCGGCACCCGTACCAATGGCGGCACACGTCGCGGTAGCCAGCCCCGATTCAGCGTTGGGGTTGATATCCCAGCAGCTGCAGCTACTGGCTCGGCAAATTGCTTTGCTGCAAGGCACCCCCGAGCCACCAGTAGCAACACCCGCACCAGTGGCCCTACCCGCACCGGTACCCGCGCCCACTGCACCTGCGCCAGTTGCTTCGGCGGCGGCCGAGCTAACGCTGGAGGAGCAGGCGGAGCTGAAGAAGCCGTTTGGCGCTACGGCACGCATCGAACGGCAGGCCACCGGCCTCAGCCAGTCGCAGCAAAGCTTTCTGCACCAGTTCACGCAACGCTACAATCAAAAAACGGCCGGCAGCAAAGCCTACGCCCAGCAGCACCGCACCCACATGGCCGATCCGCGCGTAGTATCCGGCTTCCGGCCACTAACCAAAGAGCTGGTTTACCCACTCGTGGTAAATAAATCCAAGGGTAGCCGGCTGTGGGATATTGATGGCAACGAGTACATCGACGTACTCAACGGCTTCGGCTCCACCATGCTCGGCTACCAGCCCGACAGCATCAAGCAGGCTCTGCACGAGCAGGTGGAGCGCGGCTACGAGATAGGCCCGCAGCACGTGTTGGCCGGCGAGGTCAGCCAGTTGATTTGCGAGTTCACCGGCTTCGACCGGGCTGCCTTGTGCAACACCGGCTCGGAGGCCGTGCTGGGCGCCATGCGCATTGCGCGCACCGTTACGGGCCGCTCGCTCATTGTAGCCTTCTCGGGCTCCTACCACGGTATTGCCGACGAAGTGCTGGTACGTGGTACCAAAAAGCTGAAGTCGTTTCCGGCAGCATCGGGTATCATGCCCGAAGCTGTGCAAAATATGCTGATTCTGGACTACGGTACCGAGGAAAGCCTGCGCATCATCCGGGAGCGGGCCCACGAGCTAGCCGCGGTGTTGGTAGAGCCCGTGCAGAGCCGCCGGCCCGAGTTTCGGCCCATCGCCTTCCTGCGGGAAGTGCGCGCCATCACGGCTGCCGCCGATGTAGCGCTGATTTTCGACGAAGTAATTACTGGTTTCCGGATGCATCCCGGTGGCGCGCAGGCCCTGTTCGGCATCAAAGCCGACTTGGCTACTTACGGCAAAGTAGTAGGCGGCGGCCTACCCATTGGGGCCATTGCGGGCCGCCGAGAACTGATGGATGCCTTGGACGGCGGCTTCTGGCAGTACGGCGACGATTCGTTCCCAACTGTAGGTGTTACGTACTTCGCCGGCACCTTTGTGCGCCACCCGCTGGCGTTGGCGGCCGCCAAGGCATCGTTGCACTACATGAAAGAGCAAGGCCCCGCATTGCAGCAGCGCCTCACGGCGAAAGCCGAGCGCCTGGCAGGGGCTCTGAACCCCGAGCTGGAGCGCCGACAGTTGCCTTTCTTCGTGGCGCATTTCGGCTCGCTCTGGAAGATAAAGTTTCACGAAGAAATACCCTACGCAGAGCTGCTTTTTACGCTGCTACGTGAGAAAGGCGTGCACATCTGGGATGGTTTTCCCTGCTTCATGACCGAAGCGCACACCACAGAAGAGGTAGACCGCGTGGTAGCCCTGTGCCTGAAGAGCATTGATGAGCTAGTAGCGGCCGGCTTCCTACCGGCCAGCCCGGCCCACGTGGTAGCGCCTGCCCCGGCAGGTACCACGCGCGCGCTCAACCAGCCCCCCGTATCTGGTGCCCGCCTGGGCCGCGACCAGCTAGGCAACCCGGCGTGGTTCATCTCCGACCCCGAACAGCCCGACCATTACCTGCAAATCAACTTAAACTGA
- a CDS encoding non-ribosomal peptide synthetase, which produces MVQISTLVAPAKSVPEAPAFNPFAGPEMVRVVPITEAQAEIWVACIVGGDDASRAYNESVSLRLTGVLDRAALRQALHQLVRRHEALRSAFSADGQYMCVFREVPIELSFQNVAHHTAAEQIELVAAYVRQDARHLFDLLDGPLLKAGLLQLAPAEHELVLTAHHIICDGWSLAILLQELGHLYSAHVQGLFPDLPAAPLFSDYADEQLLFNRSADYQAVESYWLGQYADVVPAVTLPTDAPRPTTRTYKSSRADYPLAPDLVAGLKALGQRHGCSFVTTLLAAFEVWLHRQTGQQDLVVGLPAAGQALLEKQNLIGHCVNLLPLRSHPTPTAQFTDYLQQRKMALFDAYEQQQLTFGSLLKKLNIPRNLGRIPLVPVMFNVDLGMANGVQFQGLNYTLRSNPRVYEAFELFLNISGTEQALVLEWSYNTTLFEAATIARMMTEFEELVQAIVQNPTMPLGRPAPASTVSDAAYRQLNATAQPYPSEATLFQLITAQAQATPQQTAIRFGDTEVSYAALLRRAEQVAGYLMAQGVCTGDVVGLAVERSPELLVALLAIMRCGAAYVSLDVAYPAERLAFMLTDSGAAFVLTAGSVVLDLATSATVLRLEDADTSRTPLPALDLPSDTLLYILYTSGSTGRPKGVAVTHRNVVNFLLSMQQQPGITAADTLLALTTISFDIAGLELFLPLISGATILLADTETARDGRALLQLMQTAGVTLMQATPATWRMVLEAGWEQPLPLTALCGGEALLPELAARLAAKCQAVWNMYGPTETTIWSSVQQVTGSEEVITIGRPIANTQFYVLDEQQQLVPAGEVGELCIAGDGVACGYWHRPDLTAERFIADPFAATPGALLYRTGDLGCLLPTGELQCLGRLDQQVKIRGYRIELGEIEQLLLSCPDVQAAAIVAQGARPGDERLVAYVVPKGAADSRRASAAQLATWKQLLATRLPAYMVPDAYVTLPALPLTLNSKVDRKALAQFAPEMPYLPVSTAPRTAMEKRIADIWQTCLGLEQVDIFADFFALGGHSLLAVRVMAAIEKETGQRLPLATLFEHSTVEKLARLLEYDSQFITWDSLVPIKSQGSKTPLYLVHGAGLNVLLYQAMSRYMDPEQPIYGLQACGLNGADKPLETIEEIAAHYIKCIEKTNPNGPYALAGYSFGGIIAYEMARQLLACGKEVRFLGLFDTYAHEGEVPASQTGRAVRNLKLFAMKWLYFLVLLKNSPRPTIRYKMMSLHNSWQRLTKRKEEETKEAAAVGRANDKAYYAYKLLPENIKIDLFRVKEKTHYMEDFEFLGWKPYAQQGIRIHEVESDHNYLFSPPHDKTLAATLQAALDNGVR; this is translated from the coding sequence ATGGTGCAAATCTCTACTCTTGTTGCTCCCGCTAAGTCGGTTCCAGAAGCCCCCGCATTCAACCCGTTCGCGGGGCCGGAAATGGTACGGGTAGTGCCCATCACGGAGGCGCAAGCAGAAATCTGGGTCGCTTGCATAGTAGGTGGCGACGACGCCAGCCGCGCCTACAACGAGTCGGTATCGTTGCGGCTCACGGGCGTGCTCGATCGGGCGGCGCTACGTCAAGCCCTGCACCAACTGGTGCGCCGGCACGAGGCGCTGCGCTCGGCCTTCAGCGCCGATGGCCAGTATATGTGCGTGTTCCGTGAGGTGCCCATTGAGTTATCTTTTCAAAATGTGGCCCACCACACCGCTGCCGAGCAGATCGAGCTGGTAGCGGCCTACGTACGGCAGGACGCTCGGCATTTGTTTGATCTGCTGGATGGCCCTCTCCTGAAAGCCGGACTGCTACAGCTGGCCCCCGCTGAGCACGAGCTGGTGCTCACGGCCCACCATATCATTTGCGATGGGTGGTCGTTGGCTATTTTGTTGCAGGAGCTGGGGCATCTCTATTCTGCCCACGTGCAGGGTTTGTTTCCAGACCTGCCCGCGGCTCCGCTGTTCAGCGACTATGCCGATGAGCAACTGCTGTTTAATCGAAGTGCAGATTATCAGGCTGTGGAGTCGTATTGGCTGGGGCAGTACGCCGACGTGGTGCCTGCCGTGACCCTACCCACCGATGCACCCCGCCCCACTACGCGCACCTACAAAAGCAGCCGCGCCGATTACCCCCTGGCTCCAGACCTGGTAGCCGGGTTGAAAGCCCTGGGCCAGCGCCACGGGTGCAGCTTCGTGACGACGCTGCTGGCGGCTTTCGAAGTGTGGCTGCACCGCCAAACCGGCCAGCAAGACCTGGTAGTAGGGCTGCCCGCCGCCGGACAAGCGCTGCTGGAAAAGCAGAACCTAATAGGGCACTGCGTGAATCTGCTGCCGCTCCGCAGCCATCCTACCCCCACGGCCCAGTTCACCGACTATCTCCAACAGCGCAAAATGGCCCTGTTCGATGCTTACGAGCAGCAGCAACTCACCTTTGGTAGTCTACTCAAGAAGCTCAATATCCCGCGCAATCTGGGCCGCATACCGCTGGTGCCGGTGATGTTCAACGTGGATCTGGGCATGGCCAACGGCGTGCAATTCCAGGGCCTGAACTACACACTGCGCAGCAATCCCCGGGTGTACGAGGCGTTTGAGCTGTTTCTGAATATCAGCGGCACCGAGCAGGCCTTGGTGCTAGAGTGGTCGTACAATACCACGCTGTTTGAGGCGGCTACTATTGCCCGCATGATGACGGAGTTTGAGGAGCTGGTACAGGCCATCGTTCAGAACCCTACCATGCCTCTGGGCAGGCCGGCGCCCGCCAGCACAGTGTCGGATGCGGCTTACCGGCAGTTGAATGCTACCGCGCAGCCCTACCCCAGCGAGGCTACGCTGTTTCAGTTGATTACCGCGCAGGCCCAGGCCACGCCCCAACAAACCGCTATTCGCTTTGGCGATACGGAGGTATCGTACGCGGCACTATTGCGCCGCGCAGAGCAGGTGGCCGGCTACCTCATGGCCCAGGGGGTATGCACTGGTGATGTGGTAGGCCTAGCCGTAGAACGCTCGCCTGAGCTACTGGTGGCCCTGTTGGCTATTATGCGGTGCGGGGCCGCTTACGTTTCGCTCGATGTGGCCTACCCCGCCGAGCGGTTGGCCTTTATGCTCACGGACTCGGGAGCGGCATTTGTGCTCACGGCGGGTAGCGTTGTGCTGGATTTAGCAACTTCGGCCACCGTATTGCGGCTGGAGGATGCTGATACCAGTCGGACGCCGCTGCCTGCTCTGGACTTACCCAGCGATACGCTGCTCTATATTCTCTACACCTCTGGTTCCACTGGCCGGCCCAAAGGAGTAGCTGTTACGCACCGCAACGTGGTCAACTTCCTGCTCAGCATGCAGCAGCAGCCGGGCATCACGGCCGCCGATACGTTGCTGGCGCTCACCACCATCTCCTTCGATATTGCGGGGCTGGAGCTGTTCCTGCCGCTCATCAGTGGCGCCACCATCTTGCTGGCAGACACCGAAACCGCCCGCGACGGTCGTGCTCTACTTCAGCTCATGCAAACAGCCGGTGTTACGCTGATGCAAGCTACCCCCGCCACTTGGCGCATGGTATTGGAGGCCGGTTGGGAGCAGCCCCTACCCCTCACGGCCCTGTGTGGGGGCGAAGCACTATTGCCAGAGCTGGCGGCCCGCCTGGCAGCGAAGTGCCAGGCAGTTTGGAACATGTATGGCCCTACCGAAACCACCATCTGGTCGTCGGTGCAGCAGGTGACAGGCTCGGAAGAGGTAATTACCATTGGGAGGCCCATTGCTAACACGCAATTTTATGTGCTAGATGAGCAACAGCAATTGGTGCCGGCCGGGGAGGTAGGCGAGCTGTGCATTGCCGGCGACGGCGTAGCCTGCGGCTACTGGCACCGCCCTGATTTAACGGCTGAACGCTTTATCGCGGACCCGTTTGCGGCTACCCCCGGCGCCCTCCTGTACCGCACCGGCGACCTGGGCTGCCTGCTGCCTACCGGCGAGTTGCAATGCCTGGGCCGACTGGATCAGCAGGTGAAAATCCGCGGCTACCGCATCGAGCTGGGTGAGATTGAGCAGTTGCTTCTTTCCTGCCCCGATGTGCAGGCCGCTGCTATAGTTGCCCAAGGAGCACGCCCCGGCGACGAGCGGCTGGTAGCGTACGTGGTACCCAAAGGTGCAGCGGATAGTCGGCGTGCCTCGGCTGCGCAGCTTGCCACCTGGAAGCAGCTTCTGGCTACTCGCCTACCCGCCTACATGGTGCCCGACGCCTACGTGACGCTGCCCGCCCTACCCCTAACGCTCAACAGCAAAGTAGATCGCAAAGCCCTGGCGCAGTTTGCGCCTGAAATGCCTTATCTGCCAGTATCCACGGCCCCGCGCACGGCTATGGAAAAGCGCATTGCTGATATTTGGCAAACCTGCTTAGGCCTGGAGCAGGTTGATATTTTTGCCGACTTCTTCGCGCTGGGTGGGCACTCCCTGCTGGCGGTACGCGTGATGGCTGCCATCGAAAAAGAAACCGGCCAGCGCCTACCCCTGGCTACCCTCTTCGAGCACTCCACAGTAGAGAAGCTGGCCCGGCTATTGGAGTACGACAGCCAATTTATCACTTGGGATTCGCTGGTACCCATCAAGTCACAGGGCTCCAAAACGCCGCTCTACCTTGTGCACGGCGCCGGCCTGAACGTGCTGCTGTACCAGGCCATGAGCAGATACATGGACCCCGAGCAGCCTATTTACGGTCTGCAAGCCTGCGGCCTCAATGGTGCCGACAAACCCCTCGAAACCATTGAGGAAATAGCGGCGCACTACATCAAATGCATCGAGAAGACAAACCCGAACGGGCCTTATGCGCTGGCTGGCTATTCCTTTGGGGGTATCATCGCGTATGAAATGGCGCGCCAGTTGCTGGCCTGCGGCAAAGAGGTGCGGTTTCTGGGGCTATTTGATACCTATGCACACGAAGGGGAGGTGCCAGCTTCTCAGACGGGCAGGGCAGTGCGTAACCTAAAGCTATTTGCTATGAAGTGGCTCTATTTCTTGGTACTGCTGAAAAACAGCCCGCGTCCCACCATCCGCTACAAAATGATGTCGCTGCACAACAGTTGGCAGAGACTAACGAAGCGTAAGGAGGAAGAAACAAAAGAAGCCGCTGCAGTAGGGCGAGCCAACGACAAAGCGTATTACGCTTACAAACTGCTACCAGAGAATATCAAGATTGACCTGTTCCGGGTGAAAGAAAAGACCCATTACATGGAAGACTTCGAGTTTCTGGGCTGGAAACCTTACGCGCAGCAGGGTATCCGCATTCACGAGGTAGAAAGCGACCATAATTACCTGTTCTCACCCCCACACGATAAAACGCTGGCCGCCACCCTGCAAGCCGCGCTAGACAATGGCGTCCGGTAG